One genomic segment of Nocardia spumae includes these proteins:
- a CDS encoding DUF6779 domain-containing protein encodes MVSPSRSSTSSRQRDHAGKIVVGVLILLGLIASVFLIFSNNVQLIRVGLVAALWAAALAALAATRYRRDAAIDQAKTRDLQKVYELQLEREITARREYELGVESRVRREVGADAAELAALRTELSVLRESLHRLFDGDLLVDRPALRAEAVRVQELTHAAMANGNSQETDNWDAWSSPSVPLHVVSPVFDPDHPEPPAFASPYDDPVTAETAVVSAEPSEEDSEEADETRQTKSGQGSAASAEESSSAEAASSPGSAVPRLAPPQPAAPMGTAGTRRRRHADSDEDQPGRKLTVAEIMANLRSEQNSAK; translated from the coding sequence ATGGTTTCACCCTCCCGTAGCAGTACTTCCTCGCGGCAGCGGGACCACGCGGGAAAAATCGTCGTCGGCGTATTGATTCTGCTCGGTCTGATTGCCAGTGTGTTTCTGATTTTCAGCAACAACGTGCAACTGATCCGAGTCGGCTTGGTGGCGGCCCTGTGGGCCGCCGCGTTGGCCGCGTTGGCGGCTACTCGCTACCGCCGAGATGCGGCGATCGATCAGGCCAAGACGCGCGACCTGCAGAAGGTCTACGAACTGCAGCTCGAACGCGAGATCACCGCGCGCCGCGAATACGAGCTCGGCGTCGAGTCGCGGGTGCGCCGCGAGGTGGGCGCGGATGCGGCCGAACTCGCGGCGCTGCGCACCGAGCTGTCGGTGTTGCGGGAAAGTCTGCATCGACTGTTCGACGGCGACCTCCTGGTCGACCGTCCGGCGCTGCGCGCCGAGGCCGTGCGGGTGCAGGAGCTGACCCACGCCGCCATGGCGAACGGTAACTCGCAGGAAACCGACAACTGGGACGCGTGGAGTTCGCCTTCCGTTCCGCTGCATGTGGTGTCTCCGGTGTTCGATCCCGACCATCCCGAGCCCCCGGCCTTCGCCAGCCCCTACGACGATCCGGTCACGGCGGAGACCGCGGTGGTGTCGGCCGAGCCGTCCGAGGAGGACTCCGAGGAAGCCGACGAGACGCGGCAGACGAAGTCCGGGCAGGGTTCCGCGGCTTCGGCCGAGGAGTCGTCGTCCGCGGAGGCGGCGTCGAGCCCCGGCTCCGCGGTGCCGCGGCTGGCTCCGCCGCAGCCCGCTGCGCCCATGGGGACCGCCGGCACGCGCCGGCGGCGTCACGCCGATTCCGATGAGGATCAGCCGGGCCGCAAGCTCACGGTCGCGGAGATCATGGCGAACCTGCGGTCGGAGCAGAACAGCGCCAAGTAA
- a CDS encoding type III pantothenate kinase, whose amino-acid sequence MLLTIDVRNTSIEIGLFSGSGSHAELVHTWRVHTNPLLTADEFAMQVRGLVGDRLDQVIGVSALSTVPPVLRELRTMLSRYWSHVPHVLVEPGVRTGIPLLVDNPKEVGADRIVNCLAAYHRFDSPAIVVDFGTAICVDLVSAKGEFLGGTIAPGVEISTEALVARSALRRAELTRPRSVVGKNSMECMQSGAVFGFAGLVDGLIDRIRDELDTFSGDDVSVVATGPSAPLIVPESETIDHHEPHLTLDGLRLVYERNQQRRRT is encoded by the coding sequence ATGCTGCTCACGATCGACGTCCGCAACACCAGTATCGAGATCGGCCTGTTCTCGGGCAGTGGTTCGCACGCCGAACTGGTGCACACCTGGCGGGTGCACACCAACCCACTGTTGACCGCCGACGAATTCGCCATGCAGGTGCGGGGTTTGGTGGGCGATCGGCTGGATCAGGTGATCGGGGTGTCGGCGCTGTCCACCGTGCCGCCGGTGCTGCGCGAGCTGCGCACGATGCTGAGCCGCTACTGGTCTCATGTGCCACACGTGTTGGTGGAACCCGGTGTGCGAACCGGGATTCCGTTGCTGGTGGACAATCCCAAGGAGGTCGGCGCCGACCGGATCGTGAATTGCCTGGCGGCGTATCACCGCTTCGACTCACCGGCGATCGTGGTCGATTTCGGCACCGCCATCTGTGTGGATCTGGTGTCGGCGAAGGGCGAGTTCCTCGGCGGCACAATCGCTCCCGGAGTGGAGATCTCGACCGAGGCGCTGGTGGCGCGCAGTGCTCTGCGCCGGGCGGAGTTGACCCGGCCGCGGTCGGTGGTCGGGAAGAACAGCATGGAGTGCATGCAATCGGGCGCGGTATTCGGATTCGCCGGCCTGGTCGACGGCCTGATCGACCGGATCCGGGACGAATTGGACACCTTCTCCGGTGACGACGTGTCGGTGGTGGCGACCGGTCCGAGCGCGCCGTTGATCGTGCCCGAATCGGAGACGATCGATCATCACGAACCGCATCTGACGCTGGACGGCCTGCGCCTGGTCTACGAGCGCAACCAGCAGCGTCGTCGCACGTGA
- the folK gene encoding 2-amino-4-hydroxy-6-hydroxymethyldihydropteridine diphosphokinase: protein MSRAVLSIGSNLGDRFAHLRSVVHALAPQLVAVSSVYSTPPWGGVPQENYLNAALVVEDPAWGPREWLERGQELERRSGRVREIRWGARTLDVDVVWCAQVRREGLRPVVSADPTLTLPHPQAHNRAFVLVPWSEVEPDATLEVRGRTRPIRDWLADLEPGEIDGVRATELSLRAADR from the coding sequence ATGAGCCGTGCGGTGTTGTCGATCGGATCGAATCTGGGGGATCGGTTCGCCCACCTCCGCAGTGTGGTCCACGCACTGGCGCCGCAGCTGGTCGCGGTGTCCTCGGTCTATTCCACTCCGCCGTGGGGCGGGGTGCCGCAGGAGAATTACCTGAACGCGGCTCTCGTGGTCGAGGATCCGGCGTGGGGGCCGCGGGAATGGCTGGAACGCGGTCAGGAATTGGAGCGGCGCTCCGGCCGGGTCCGCGAGATTCGCTGGGGTGCGCGGACATTGGATGTCGATGTGGTGTGGTGCGCGCAGGTTCGGCGTGAGGGGCTGCGTCCGGTCGTCAGCGCCGATCCGACGCTGACCCTGCCGCATCCGCAGGCGCACAATCGGGCCTTCGTCCTGGTGCCCTGGTCGGAGGTGGAACCGGACGCGACCCTGGAGGTGCGGGGACGGACGCGGCCGATCCGGGACTGGCTGGCAGACCTGGAACCCGGTGAGATCGACGGCGTGCGCGCGACCGAGTTGTCGCTGCGCGCGGCGGACCGATGA
- the panC gene encoding pantoate--beta-alanine ligase encodes MSDNRAGVKKLSPEQLRQLYRPGELTVVHEPAAVSAVTSALRAVGRTVALVPTMGALHQGHLELVRRAKRTNQVVVVSIFVNPLQFGANEDFDTYPRTLDADVALLREEGVAMVFAPSVAQMYPEGPRTSVHPGPLGAELEGASRPTHFAGMLTVVAKLLQIVHPHEAFFGEKDYQQLTLIRQMVRDLNFDMDIIPVATVREADGLALSSRNRYLDDAQRELAITLSAALVAGRHAGGLGPDAVLAAARSVFDSAPDVDVDYLELRGADLGPIPDSGNARLLVAARIGTTRLIDNMAVTVASSGTADGMSATPSQPAQADA; translated from the coding sequence GTGAGCGACAATCGCGCGGGGGTGAAGAAGTTGAGCCCCGAGCAGCTTCGGCAGCTGTATCGCCCGGGTGAGCTGACGGTGGTGCACGAACCGGCGGCGGTCTCCGCGGTGACCTCCGCCCTGCGTGCGGTGGGCCGCACGGTGGCCCTGGTGCCGACGATGGGTGCGCTGCATCAAGGACATCTGGAGCTGGTACGCCGGGCCAAGCGCACCAATCAGGTTGTCGTGGTGTCGATCTTCGTCAATCCGCTGCAGTTCGGCGCGAACGAGGATTTCGACACCTATCCGCGCACGCTGGATGCCGATGTGGCCCTGCTGCGCGAGGAGGGTGTGGCGATGGTGTTCGCGCCCAGCGTCGCGCAGATGTATCCGGAGGGCCCGCGGACGTCGGTGCATCCGGGCCCACTGGGCGCCGAGTTGGAGGGCGCGAGCCGGCCGACCCATTTCGCCGGGATGTTGACGGTGGTGGCGAAGCTGCTGCAGATCGTCCACCCGCACGAGGCGTTCTTCGGCGAGAAGGATTATCAGCAGCTGACCTTGATCCGGCAGATGGTCCGCGATCTGAATTTCGATATGGACATCATTCCGGTGGCGACGGTCCGCGAGGCCGACGGTCTCGCGTTGTCCTCGCGCAACCGCTACCTCGACGATGCGCAGCGCGAGCTGGCGATCACGTTGTCGGCGGCTTTGGTGGCGGGCCGGCACGCGGGGGGCCTGGGGCCCGACGCCGTGCTGGCCGCTGCCCGGTCGGTATTCGACAGCGCTCCCGATGTGGATGTCGACTACCTGGAATTGCGCGGCGCCGATCTGGGACCGATTCCGGACAGCGGTAACGCCCGCCTGCTGGTGGCCGCCCGCATCGGCACGACCCGCCTGATCGACAACATGGCTGTCACCGTCGCGTCCTCCGGAACCGCCGACGGCATGTCCGCTACCCCCTCCCAGCCTGCCCAGGCCGACGCATAG
- a CDS encoding cysteine dioxygenase, giving the protein MRSSVVTAAIDSTATVDSDRRRSGQLPPVRSGTRLAAELAERSVSSALPTRLRPADLLRLTDEGAEDVLAGRFDHLLPSGGAWPTENRWAVRILADDEVDVWLISWVPDRSTELHDHAGSLGALTVLSGALSEFRWNGKELRQRTLSAGDQASFPLGWVHDVVRAPDQFAGIPEPSNPTLSVHAYSPPLSAMSYYEVTGHGTLRRTRSVLTDQPEGDVK; this is encoded by the coding sequence ATGCGTTCCTCTGTTGTCACGGCTGCTATCGACTCCACCGCGACCGTTGATTCCGATCGTCGCCGGTCCGGGCAGTTGCCGCCGGTTCGGTCCGGTACGCGCCTCGCCGCCGAGCTCGCCGAGCGTTCGGTGTCGTCGGCGCTGCCGACCCGGCTGCGTCCGGCGGATCTGTTGCGGCTGACCGATGAGGGTGCCGAGGACGTGCTCGCGGGCCGTTTCGATCATCTGCTGCCCTCCGGTGGCGCCTGGCCGACCGAGAACCGCTGGGCGGTACGGATACTCGCCGACGACGAGGTCGATGTCTGGCTCATCAGCTGGGTGCCGGACCGGTCGACGGAATTGCACGACCATGCCGGATCGCTCGGCGCGCTGACCGTACTGAGCGGCGCGTTGTCGGAATTCCGCTGGAATGGGAAGGAATTGCGTCAGCGCACCCTTTCCGCCGGCGATCAAGCTTCCTTCCCGCTCGGTTGGGTGCACGACGTGGTGCGTGCCCCGGATCAATTCGCGGGCATTCCCGAACCGTCGAATCCGACGTTGTCGGTGCATGCCTATTCACCACCGCTGTCTGCCATGTCCTATTACGAGGTGACCGGTCACGGGACGCTACGGCGCACCCGCTCCGTGCTCACCGATCAGCCCGAAGGCGATGTGAAATGA
- the folP gene encoding dihydropteroate synthase, whose product MSTLIIPRDGRSCVVMGVVNVTSDSFSDGGRYLDPALAVAHGVRLYEAGADIIDVGGESTRPGAVRVDPETEAARVVPVIRGLVDAGVPTSVDTMRASVAAAAVGAGVSVVNDVSGGRADADMVKVVADAEIPWILMHWRADADHRHTGAAEQYDDVVAEVLAELSAQVDLAMAAGVHPSRLVLDPGLGFAKNAEHNWALLGALPELTAQGLPILVGASRKRFLGSLLADESGPRPPDGREVATATISALAAAHGAWGVRVHDVRSSIDAIAVAEAWRRAADQVQRRAADQVQWRAADQVQRRAADQVAGHGHSDSQGSE is encoded by the coding sequence ATGAGCACATTGATCATTCCGCGGGACGGGCGCTCATGTGTGGTGATGGGCGTGGTGAATGTCACCAGCGATTCCTTCTCCGACGGAGGCCGCTATCTCGATCCGGCGCTGGCGGTGGCGCACGGGGTGCGGTTGTACGAGGCGGGCGCGGACATCATCGATGTGGGTGGTGAATCGACCCGGCCGGGCGCGGTGCGTGTCGATCCCGAGACCGAGGCCGCACGCGTGGTTCCGGTGATTCGCGGCCTGGTCGACGCCGGGGTGCCGACGAGTGTCGACACCATGCGGGCGAGTGTGGCGGCCGCGGCGGTCGGGGCCGGGGTGAGCGTGGTCAACGACGTATCCGGTGGCCGGGCCGATGCCGACATGGTGAAGGTCGTTGCCGACGCCGAGATTCCGTGGATCCTCATGCATTGGCGCGCCGATGCCGATCACCGCCACACCGGCGCCGCCGAGCAGTACGACGATGTGGTCGCGGAGGTGCTGGCCGAATTGTCCGCACAGGTGGATCTGGCGATGGCGGCCGGAGTGCATCCCAGCCGGCTGGTCCTGGATCCGGGCCTCGGATTCGCCAAGAACGCCGAGCACAACTGGGCACTGCTGGGCGCACTCCCGGAACTGACGGCCCAGGGGCTGCCGATTCTCGTCGGCGCGTCCCGTAAGCGTTTTTTGGGTTCGCTGCTGGCCGACGAGTCCGGTCCGCGCCCGCCCGACGGGCGTGAGGTCGCCACCGCGACCATCTCCGCACTGGCCGCGGCGCACGGTGCGTGGGGTGTGCGGGTCCACGATGTGCGGTCGTCCATCGACGCCATCGCCGTCGCGGAGGCATGGCGGCGAGCCGCCGATCAGGTGCAGCGGCGAGCCGCCGATCAGGTGCAGTGGCGAGCCGCCGATCAGGTGCAGCGGCGAGCCGCCGATCAGGTTGCGGGGCACGGGCATTCGGATAGTCAGGGGAGCGAGTGA
- the lysS gene encoding lysine--tRNA ligase has protein sequence MRIRREKRERLLEGGVEPYPVVVPRTHSLAEVRAAYPELEADTSTGLQVGVAGRVIFMRNTGKLCFAQLQEGDGTKLQAMISLNGVGADALAAWKSDVDLGDFVFVHGEVISSRTGELSVMADSWSMAAKSLRPLPVAHKELSEESRVRQRYVDLIVRPEAREMARTRVKAVLALRNALERRGFLEVETPMLQTLHGGAAARPFVTHSNALDMDLYLRIAPELFLKRCVVGGIEKVFEINRNFRNEGADSTHSPEFAMLETYEAYGTYDDSARMMRELIQEVAQEVFGTQVVTLADGTEYDLSGEWNTVEMYPSLSDSLGVEVTPETTVPELLALADRVGLEIPSDKGYGHGKLVEELWEHTYGDKLYAPTFVRDFPVETSPLTRQHRSKPGVTEKWDLYVRGFELATGYSELVDPVIQRERFVDQARLAAAGDDEAMRLDEDFLAAMEHGMPPTTGTGMGIDRLLMALTGLGIRETILFPIVRPAGR, from the coding sequence ATCCGGATTCGGCGCGAGAAGCGTGAGCGGCTGCTCGAGGGAGGTGTCGAGCCGTATCCGGTAGTGGTGCCGCGGACGCACAGCCTCGCCGAGGTCCGGGCGGCCTATCCGGAACTCGAGGCCGATACCAGCACCGGACTGCAGGTCGGAGTGGCCGGCCGGGTCATCTTCATGCGCAATACCGGCAAACTCTGCTTCGCGCAGCTGCAGGAGGGTGACGGCACCAAGCTGCAGGCGATGATCAGCCTGAACGGTGTCGGCGCCGATGCGCTGGCCGCCTGGAAGTCCGATGTCGATCTGGGCGATTTCGTTTTCGTGCACGGCGAAGTGATCTCCTCACGCACCGGAGAATTGAGCGTGATGGCCGATTCCTGGTCGATGGCGGCCAAATCGCTGCGGCCGTTGCCGGTGGCGCACAAGGAGCTGAGCGAGGAATCGCGGGTCCGGCAGCGCTACGTCGATCTGATCGTGCGCCCGGAGGCCCGTGAGATGGCGCGTACCCGGGTCAAGGCCGTGCTGGCGCTGCGGAATGCGTTGGAGCGCAGGGGCTTCCTCGAGGTCGAGACGCCGATGCTGCAGACCTTGCACGGCGGTGCGGCGGCGCGGCCGTTCGTCACCCACTCCAATGCGCTGGATATGGATCTGTATCTGCGCATCGCGCCCGAGTTGTTCCTCAAGCGCTGTGTGGTCGGCGGGATCGAGAAGGTCTTCGAGATCAACCGCAACTTCCGTAACGAGGGCGCCGACTCCACACATTCGCCCGAGTTCGCGATGTTGGAAACATATGAGGCCTACGGGACCTACGACGATTCCGCGCGGATGATGCGGGAATTGATCCAGGAAGTCGCGCAAGAGGTCTTCGGAACCCAGGTTGTCACTCTCGCCGATGGCACGGAATACGACCTGAGCGGTGAGTGGAACACGGTCGAGATGTATCCCTCCCTGTCCGATTCCCTCGGTGTGGAGGTAACGCCGGAAACGACTGTTCCGGAATTGCTCGCGCTGGCCGATCGCGTCGGTCTGGAAATTCCTTCGGACAAGGGTTACGGGCACGGCAAACTGGTCGAAGAACTGTGGGAACATACCTACGGCGACAAGCTCTACGCACCGACTTTCGTGCGTGACTTCCCGGTCGAGACGTCGCCGTTGACGCGTCAGCATCGGAGTAAGCCGGGCGTCACCGAGAAGTGGGATCTCTACGTTCGCGGATTCGAGTTGGCTACCGGCTATTCGGAACTCGTGGATCCGGTGATTCAGCGCGAGCGCTTCGTCGACCAGGCCAGATTGGCCGCTGCGGGTGATGACGAGGCCATGCGTCTGGATGAGGACTTCCTTGCGGCAATGGAGCACGGTATGCCGCCGACAACGGGAACGGGTATGGGAATCGACCGGTTGCTGATGGCGCTCACCGGTCTCGGAATCCGGGAAACGATACTGTTCCCAATTGTGCGTCCCGCGGGGCGCTGA
- the panD gene encoding aspartate 1-decarboxylase — MLRTMMKSKIHRATVTHADLHYVGSVTVDPDLMDAADLLEGEQVCIVDIDNGARLETYVIAGERGSGVIGINGAAAHLVNPGDLVILIAYGMMDEAELREYQPRVVFVDDRNRPVELGSDPAHAPEGSGLTSPRSLTFA, encoded by the coding sequence ATGTTGCGCACGATGATGAAGTCGAAGATCCACCGCGCCACGGTGACGCACGCCGATCTGCACTATGTGGGCTCGGTGACGGTGGACCCGGATCTGATGGATGCCGCGGATCTGCTCGAGGGTGAGCAGGTCTGCATTGTCGATATCGACAACGGCGCCCGCTTGGAGACCTATGTGATCGCCGGTGAGCGTGGTTCCGGTGTGATCGGAATCAACGGTGCGGCAGCGCATCTGGTGAATCCGGGAGATCTGGTCATCCTGATCGCCTACGGCATGATGGACGAGGCCGAACTGCGCGAGTACCAGCCGCGGGTGGTCTTCGTCGACGACCGCAATCGTCCGGTGGAGCTGGGGTCGGATCCGGCGCACGCCCCGGAGGGTTCGGGGTTGACCTCGCCGCGTTCGCTGACCTTCGCCTGA
- a CDS encoding DUF3180 domain-containing protein, with translation MKPTKILDLLANVAIAAAVAWVATRWAYSSFPPITAIAGASLYPVAAVEAVLAFVIRARVGDHRIGDGPKQLHPITAARAVALAKASAQVGSLAAGVWLGFLIWVFPQRGTIRAAAADTPGAIVGLVAGVVLVAAALWLEYCCRAPHEPPDEPATS, from the coding sequence ATGAAGCCGACGAAGATTCTGGATCTGCTCGCGAATGTCGCGATCGCGGCCGCGGTGGCGTGGGTGGCCACCCGCTGGGCCTATTCGAGTTTTCCGCCGATCACGGCGATCGCGGGTGCCTCGCTGTATCCGGTCGCCGCCGTGGAGGCGGTGCTGGCGTTCGTGATTCGGGCGCGGGTGGGCGATCACCGTATCGGCGACGGTCCGAAGCAATTGCATCCGATCACCGCCGCTCGCGCGGTGGCGTTGGCGAAGGCGTCGGCACAGGTGGGTTCGCTGGCGGCTGGGGTGTGGCTGGGCTTTCTGATCTGGGTGTTTCCGCAGCGTGGAACGATTCGCGCGGCTGCCGCGGATACCCCCGGTGCGATCGTGGGTCTGGTGGCCGGCGTGGTGCTGGTGGCAGCGGCGTTGTGGCTGGAGTATTGCTGTCGCGCGCCTCATGAGCCACCAGATGAACCAGCTACCTCATAG
- a CDS encoding Rossmann-like and DUF2520 domain-containing protein — protein sequence MVTSEYSRSDEAGYARPVAGENAHTGRVEDSDFHGSGLSEGDPAPARLTVGIVSAGRVGSALGVALERAGHVVFGVSAISDVSRHRARTRLPEARILPVEEIAARSELLILAVPDSELPGLVAGLATSGVVRPGTIVAHTSGANGVGALAPLTECGVRPLAIHPAMTFTGHDEDTARLANACFGITAADEIGYAIAQSLVIEMGGEPVRVLEEHRTLYHAALAHGSNHLVTLIVDAVAALRAALGGPGLLGQQVVDDQPNGLAERMLAPLASAALDNALRRGLPALTGPVARGDAAAVSAHLAALQATDPGLAAGYRAMSLRTARLAGADQELIDLLEAQ from the coding sequence ATGGTGACCTCTGAGTATTCGCGGTCCGACGAGGCCGGGTATGCACGGCCTGTGGCGGGCGAGAATGCGCACACGGGTCGCGTCGAGGATTCCGATTTTCACGGTTCCGGACTGTCCGAGGGTGATCCGGCGCCCGCTCGGCTGACGGTCGGCATCGTCTCGGCGGGCCGGGTGGGTTCGGCGCTGGGTGTCGCCCTGGAACGCGCCGGACATGTGGTTTTCGGGGTTTCCGCGATTTCGGACGTGTCGCGGCATCGTGCGCGGACCAGGCTGCCGGAGGCGCGGATTCTGCCGGTCGAGGAGATCGCCGCGCGGAGCGAACTGCTGATCCTGGCTGTGCCGGACAGTGAATTGCCCGGTCTGGTGGCCGGTTTGGCGACGTCGGGTGTGGTTCGTCCGGGCACGATCGTCGCGCATACCTCGGGGGCGAACGGGGTGGGCGCGCTGGCGCCGCTGACCGAGTGCGGGGTGCGTCCGCTGGCGATCCATCCGGCGATGACGTTCACCGGCCACGACGAGGACACCGCGCGGCTGGCCAATGCCTGCTTCGGGATCACCGCGGCCGACGAGATCGGTTATGCGATCGCGCAGTCGCTGGTGATCGAGATGGGCGGTGAGCCGGTGCGGGTGCTGGAGGAGCACCGGACGCTGTATCACGCGGCGCTGGCGCACGGAAGCAATCACCTGGTCACGTTGATCGTGGACGCGGTGGCCGCATTGCGGGCCGCGCTGGGCGGGCCGGGTCTGCTGGGCCAGCAGGTGGTCGACGATCAGCCGAACGGCCTGGCCGAACGGATGCTGGCGCCGTTGGCCTCCGCGGCATTGGACAACGCGCTGCGGCGCGGCCTGCCCGCGCTGACCGGGCCGGTCGCGAGGGGTGATGCGGCCGCGGTGTCGGCACATCTGGCGGCACTGCAGGCGACCGATCCGGGCCTGGCCGCCGGCTACCGCGCGATGTCGCTGCGGACGGCGCGGCTGGCGGGCGCGGACCAGGAACTGATCGATCTACTGGAGGCACAGTGA
- the folB gene encoding dihydroneopterin aldolase — MSTDRIELRGLRAYGYHGCFDFERRDGQEFVVDLTLWMDFAKAAATDDLEATVDYGELAQRAVAILTGPPRNLIETVASEIADEIIRDARVSAAEVVVHKPAAPIPHTFADVRVVATRRRDLPASTPEVAG, encoded by the coding sequence GTGAGTACCGATCGCATCGAGTTGCGTGGCTTGCGTGCCTACGGTTATCACGGGTGCTTCGATTTCGAACGTCGCGACGGTCAGGAATTCGTCGTGGATCTGACGTTGTGGATGGATTTCGCGAAGGCGGCGGCCACCGACGATCTCGAGGCGACGGTCGACTACGGCGAGTTGGCGCAGCGGGCGGTGGCGATCCTCACCGGGCCGCCGCGCAATTTGATCGAGACGGTGGCATCCGAAATCGCCGACGAGATCATCCGCGATGCGCGGGTGTCGGCCGCCGAGGTGGTCGTGCACAAGCCCGCCGCCCCGATTCCGCACACCTTCGCCGATGTCCGCGTGGTGGCCACGCGCCGCCGGGATCTGCCGGCGTCCACCCCGGAGGTGGCCGGATGA
- a CDS encoding AurF N-oxygenase family protein, with protein sequence MLSTAAENTPVDSDYHQILRGLSEGSVHKNFDPYIDIDWDSPDFAVDPTDTRWIMPEEDPLGRHPWYKAQPVERQIAMGLWRQAGIAKVGLDFEQLLIRGLMQYLVSVPNGDPEFRYVTHEAAEECNHTMMFQEMINRIGEDVVGMGTIDRKLTMIIWPAVKYFPELFFTMILGGEEPIDHLQKSLLRAGADLHPMVQRVMQIHVAEEARHISFAHEYLRRNVPGMNPATKFLLSLLFPTAMRIMLDMIMTPPREFVEKFEIPAGVMREAYWSSPKSRATMRNVFGDVRALATSSGLMNPVAKVAWRLLGIDGPASRYRSEPAR encoded by the coding sequence ATGCTGTCCACTGCTGCCGAGAACACGCCGGTCGATTCCGACTATCACCAGATCCTGCGCGGTCTGTCCGAGGGGTCGGTGCACAAGAACTTCGATCCTTACATCGACATCGATTGGGACTCACCGGATTTCGCGGTCGACCCGACCGATACCCGCTGGATCATGCCGGAGGAGGATCCGCTCGGCCGCCACCCCTGGTACAAAGCGCAGCCGGTGGAGCGCCAGATCGCGATGGGCTTGTGGCGGCAGGCGGGTATCGCCAAGGTGGGACTGGATTTCGAGCAGCTGCTGATCCGCGGCCTCATGCAGTATCTGGTGTCGGTCCCCAATGGTGACCCGGAGTTCCGGTACGTCACCCACGAGGCTGCCGAAGAGTGCAACCACACGATGATGTTCCAGGAGATGATCAACCGCATCGGCGAGGATGTGGTCGGCATGGGCACCATCGACCGCAAGCTGACCATGATCATCTGGCCCGCGGTGAAATACTTCCCGGAACTGTTCTTCACGATGATTCTCGGTGGCGAGGAGCCCATCGACCACCTGCAGAAATCGCTGCTGCGCGCCGGTGCGGACCTGCACCCGATGGTGCAGCGGGTGATGCAGATTCACGTCGCCGAGGAAGCCCGGCACATCTCCTTCGCCCACGAATATCTGCGCCGCAATGTGCCCGGTATGAATCCGGCCACGAAATTTCTGCTGTCGCTGCTGTTCCCGACCGCGATGCGCATCATGCTCGACATGATCATGACCCCGCCCAGGGAATTCGTGGAGAAGTTCGAGATCCCCGCCGGGGTCATGCGCGAGGCCTACTGGAGCAGCCCGAAATCTCGGGCAACCATGCGCAACGTCTTCGGCGACGTCCGCGCTCTGGCGACCAGCAGCGGCCTGATGAACCCGGTCGCGAAGGTGGCCTGGCGCCTGCTCGGGATTGACGGCCCGGCCAGCCGCTATCGCAGCGAACCCGCGCGGTAG
- a CDS encoding rhodanese-like domain-containing protein produces MTIAGMLDAARAQLKRMYAFELPEAIARGALLVDIRPQAQRVREGTLPGALVIERNVLEWRLDPTSSARLALASDHDREWVVVCSEGYTSSLAAASLQQLGLHRATDLVGGYQAVKAAGLLSVAAGAPHLAGEINALVSL; encoded by the coding sequence ATGACTATCGCCGGGATGCTGGACGCCGCTCGTGCGCAGCTGAAGCGCATGTACGCGTTCGAATTGCCGGAGGCGATCGCGCGGGGGGCCTTGCTGGTCGATATCCGCCCGCAGGCCCAGCGGGTGCGGGAGGGCACGCTACCGGGGGCGCTGGTCATCGAGCGCAATGTGCTGGAGTGGCGGCTGGATCCGACCAGTTCGGCCCGGCTGGCGCTGGCCTCCGATCACGACCGCGAATGGGTGGTGGTGTGCTCGGAGGGATACACCTCGAGTCTGGCCGCGGCATCGCTGCAGCAATTGGGGCTGCATCGGGCCACCGATCTGGTCGGTGGCTACCAGGCGGTAAAGGCCGCGGGGCTGCTGTCGGTGGCCGCGGGCGCACCGCATCTGGCCGGTGAGATCAACGCGCTGGTGTCGCTGTAA